AATTGCCAGAAAACCCATAGCTTCATCATCAACAATCTGCTGCTGAATAGCTATAGCCAGTTTCGCGCGTTGAGCTGCAACAGGTTCCGAGTAAAGCTGCTCCAGAAGCTTTTTGGCTCTGGCATTGTTATATCTGCCGGAAGTATATTTACCTCCGCCAACTACACGCTCCATGAAGTAATAGGGATCCGCTGAAGGGTTGGCCGTCATGCAGTATACGCCGATATCAAAATCACCTGTACTCATATAGGTCCCGTCCGGGTCCTCAGTGACCCTCAAATTCGCCTTGATACCAACAGACCTTAACTGTTCCTGCATCAGCAGGACTATTTTATCAATTGAACGTGCCGCATAATAAGCAATGTCCAACTCAATTTCCTTACCATCCTTTGCATAGTATCCATTTTCATCAATGGTATAGCCCAGCTTCTCAATCAGTTTTTTCGCCTCCACAGGATCGAAACCGTGTTTTGTAATTTTACCATATGCGGTACCAGTGCCGTAGGCTCCGACCGTGGGGCTGGCCAGACCGGCCAGAAGGATACAGACATCGTCAGAATTAATGGACATATTAATTGCAGCACGAAGATTTTTGTCGGGAATACGTTCCATGCTCAAATAATAATAGTACAGGCGGGAGGCCGGAATAGCGACAACATTATATTTTTCAGGAGAAGCGGAAAAGATGCTGAGATCGTTGGTTGTAGGGCCTATGTATGCGTCAATCTCACCATTCTGAAATGCAAGGGAAAGCGTATCAGCATCAGCAACATATAATCCTTCTACACCGTCAAGATTTACTTTTCCGCCCCAATAATTATCGTTACGTACAAGCCTGACGAATACACCGGGATCAAATTTATCTACTTTGAACGGCCCGGTACAAACAGGAGCATTATCTAAATCTTTTGAGGTATCTAGATTTACCATCGCCATATAAACGTTGCACAATTCGTTAAGCACCGTAGGCAAAAGCTTAGGAGTGGAAATAGTAAATGTTTTCTCATCAACAACAGCCAAAGAAGCATTCTTGAGCATCCGGGACTTTTCATTTACCTTATTAGCACGCTCTATGCATCTTACTGCGATATCAGATGTAAGTTTGCTTCCGTCAGAAAAACATACATTATCCCGCAGTTTAATAGTCCATGTGGTCCCATCAACAGAAGCGGACTCAGCCAGCCAGGGAACTACTGCGTAACTATCGTCAATTCTGAACAAGGTCTCGGAAAGACCCATTGTTGAAGTGTACCAACCGAAAGACACCTTCTGAGGGTCAAGACTGGTATATGTATTAGCGAACAAGTCTCCGATACGTACGACTTTAGGCTGTTCAGTTGATGCACTGCATAAAGAATAAACCAAAACTGATAACAATGCAGCAGTAATAATTAAGCACTTAGAAACATACGTGCTTTTTTTTGAAAGCATCGTTAAATCTCCTTAAAAGAAAAACTTTACGTGGATAGCAGAGTCGCCCGGGAAGGTGCTCCATTATATCAAAACAACATAAAAACAACTATTTATCTGCATAAACGATGAAGAACGAAGGATTGATACTCATGTCAAAGGCATAAGGATTCGCTCTAAAAGATTGATCGACATCCCATGAAGAAACGTCACTAAACCCCGCATAATGCAGCAGCTTTTGCACTTCTTGTTTCTTCACCCCTTCATATAAGGGTAATTCTTTCATCATACTGGCATAATGTAGAAAAAAGCGTAAAGATATCCGGCTTTTTGCTTGAAAGACACTCTTTAACAAATTTATCGGAATCTCATAAAATCTTTTCCAAGTCTGATTGCTCCAGAAACCATCTGAGATAATAATTCTCCCCCCGGGTTTCAGAATTCTGTACCATTCTTTCAGTGCACGATCAGGATTTGGCAGTGTCCAGATAAGGTTTCGGGAAACAATCACATCAAACTGATTATCGGCAAAATCCAGATTCTCTGCGTCACCAGTACGAAAATCAATGTTAAGATCCATTTCTTTCGCAGTCTTTTGTGCGCTGGCTATCATTTGCGACGACAAATCTACGCCGGTAACATTAAAACCGGCTTCAGCTAGATAAAATGCAAGTTGTCCAGGCCCGGTCCCTACATCCAATGCATATTGATTCCGACCGGACTTTGCCAAAGTTCTTATTGTCGAATCCCATGCTTTTTCAGTTTCCTGAGACTTCTCATTATCCAAAGCGTAACTGGAACTACGCCAGTTCCAATACCTTTCTATCTTGTTTTTTAATTTATCCATTTTAAATTATTCCTTAAAAGACATTTACTTTCATGCTTTACAAATATTAAATTGCTTTTTTGCTGCTATTTGTAAAACAAAACTTTAAATAGTAACACTAAACAGGTACAAGAATACACCAAAAAGTTTGATTTCAAACTAAAAACAACTTTAGCTGCCAACAGTATTACAAATTTACAATTAATATTACCAGACTTGTCTATTTTTCACAAGTATTTTAATCTCAATGGGTTCCGTATTAATTTGGCAGATAGCACTTCATCCAACCTAAGGAGCGACAGATAAAAAAAGGACTCACGGTTTTGACCGCAAGTCCTAGTAATTGTTCTTATTGAGACAGAGCTAAGAGGTTTGACAGTCAGCTTTCCTGCGTAATCGGTTTTTTAGCCACAAATAGAGCTCCGGCAGTGATTATTGTTCCTACGATGATAGCCACGGTGTATGGAATCAGTCCGGTTACAGCATTTGGAATTGGCAGAACAAAAATCCCGCCATGAGGAACCATCAAAGTGCACTTCATAGTCATGGAGATGGCTCCGGTAACTGCAGAACCGAGCATAATACACGGAATTACGCGAAACGGATCTCGGGCGGCAAAAGGAATCGCACCTTCAGTAATGAAAGATATACCAAGGACGAATGCGGCCTTACTTGCTTCATGCTCGTCTTCGGTAAAACGATTTTTAAAAAGACTTGCAGCCAATGCCAACCCAAGCGGCGGAGTCATACCCGCAGCCATTACCGCGGCCATGGGACCGTAAATTTTCGCGGAAAGCAAACCTACACCAAATGTGTATGCGGCTTTATTTACCGGCCCCCCCATATCAAAAGCCATCATTGCACCAAGAACAAGACCTAAAGCCAGTGCACTTGTACCCTGCATAGTCTGCAACCATTCAGACAAAGAGGTAAGGGCAATCTTAACCGGCGGGCCAATCACATAAATCATAAGCAAACCAACTACCAGAGTAGATAAAAACGGCAGGATCAATACCGGCTTGAGTCCCTGTAAATTCTGGGGGAGTTTGATCTTGTCATTGAGGAACTTAGTGAGGTACCCGGCAATGAATCCGGCAACAATCCCGCCGAGGAATCCTGCACCTACATTTGTTGCAAGCAGACCACCGACAATACCGGGAGTAATACCGGGACGCTGAGCAATGGAATACGCAATAAATGCTCCGAGAACAGGTACAAACAGGGAAAATGCCCCGGCCCCACCTATCTGCATAAGCGCCCATCCGAGAGTGCCTTCTTTATCTCCGGCATAAATACCGCCAAAGGCGAAAGCCAAGGCAATAAGCAAACCACCGGCAACAACAACTGGAAGCATATAGGAAACACCCGTCATAAGATGGCGGTACGGTCCGGTTCTGGCTGCTGAACGCTCCTTCTTAAGTTCATCAACCTGTCCTGCTAGATCCTTATGGACACTAGGAACCGCTGCCAACGCAGACTTGATAACCTGTTCTCCGTCCCTCAGGGCATCCTTCGTTCCAGTCTCATAAAGCGATTTGCCGGCAAAGCGTTTAATATCAACGAAAGCATCTGCCGCAATTACAACAGCATCAGCACGGGCTATATCCTCTTCCGTAAGGACATTCTTGGCGCCGACTGAACCCTGGGTTTCAATTTTAACTTCATACCCCAGACTCTCTGCCGCTTTGCGTAATGCTTCCGCAGCCATAAATGTATGTGCTATTCCTGTCGGGCAGGAGGTGACCCCAACTATATACTTGCGCCCACCATCTGTCCCGGAAGAGGCCATTGGTGAACTGAAATCTTCAGCTTCCTTCAACGCAGTGCTGATAACTTCCTTTGTCTTGCGAATAGCATCGCTTGTAGAGACAGCATGCATGTATTTATTTTGAAACCTGAAAGGGTCCACATGAATATCAGCGGCAATGATGACGACATCTGCTTCGTCAATGGCCTGTCGGCTAAGTACATCTTTTGCACCTTCCGCCCCTTGGGTTTCAACTTCCACACTATGTCCCATACTGAGACCGACTTTCTTCAGGGCTTCGGCAGCCATAATGGTATGTGCCACGCCAGTAGGACACGCTGTTACAGCAACGATCTTTGACATAAAAGTTCTCCCTTACAAGCTTATCGCTTCAAAAATTACCTGTTCTTCTAGATCCTTAGCAACATCAAGCCTTTCTAGACTGGGCCCAGCCTGTGCCACAGTAGCGGCAGACAGGGAAGTTGCAAGACGCACTCGCTCCTTTAACGAAAGCCCGAGCGCAACTCCCGCAACAAGACCGCCTATCATGGCATCTCCGGCTCCAACAGTGCTGACCGGCTCTATCTTTGGCGGTTTCGCTAAAAGCTCCTCTTCTCCATCTGTGAACAAGGCTCCCCGCGCTCCCAGAGAAACAGCCACATTAGCGATACCGGACCTGTTCATATTTCGCATCTCATCAAGAATGTCCCTGTGATCCTCAAGCGGACGGTCAACCAACTCCGACAATTCATCATCATTGGGCTTGACCAGCCATGGAACAGCCTTGATAGCACTGACAAGAGCCGGGCCGCTGGTATCAACAACCGCTTTTGCCCCCTTGTTCTTGATAACTGCAACCAACCGCCCTACCACATCCGGAGATACACCGGATGGAAGACTGCCAGCGACCACAACTATCGACGCATACTCGGCCAACTGCTCTACCTTATTTATCAACTCCTCAACTTGATCCCCATCCGGAGAAAGACCGGGGAAATTGATATCCGTTGTTAATTCCGTACCCGGATCAAGAACTTTAATTCCGATACGCGTTTCACCGGTTACCCGGACAAATTCATCAACAAGTT
Above is a genomic segment from Maridesulfovibrio sp. containing:
- the pfkB gene encoding 1-phosphofructokinase, which produces MSVKKHIVTVTMNPAIDLACMVPDFTAGKVNRVTQYQTDAAGKGVNIAVLLRKFDLPVIVTGFLGLENAGIFEKLFTEKELVDEFVRVTGETRIGIKVLDPGTELTTDINFPGLSPDGDQVEELINKVEQLAEYASIVVVAGSLPSGVSPDVVGRLVAVIKNKGAKAVVDTSGPALVSAIKAVPWLVKPNDDELSELVDRPLEDHRDILDEMRNMNRSGIANVAVSLGARGALFTDGEEELLAKPPKIEPVSTVGAGDAMIGGLVAGVALGLSLKERVRLATSLSAATVAQAGPSLERLDVAKDLEEQVIFEAISL
- a CDS encoding class I SAM-dependent methyltransferase, whose protein sequence is MDKLKNKIERYWNWRSSSYALDNEKSQETEKAWDSTIRTLAKSGRNQYALDVGTGPGQLAFYLAEAGFNVTGVDLSSQMIASAQKTAKEMDLNIDFRTGDAENLDFADNQFDVIVSRNLIWTLPNPDRALKEWYRILKPGGRIIISDGFWSNQTWKRFYEIPINLLKSVFQAKSRISLRFFLHYASMMKELPLYEGVKKQEVQKLLHYAGFSDVSSWDVDQSFRANPYAFDMSINPSFFIVYADK
- a CDS encoding PTS fructose-like transporter subunit IIB; protein product: MSKIVAVTACPTGVAHTIMAAEALKKVGLSMGHSVEVETQGAEGAKDVLSRQAIDEADVVIIAADIHVDPFRFQNKYMHAVSTSDAIRKTKEVISTALKEAEDFSSPMASSGTDGGRKYIVGVTSCPTGIAHTFMAAEALRKAAESLGYEVKIETQGSVGAKNVLTEEDIARADAVVIAADAFVDIKRFAGKSLYETGTKDALRDGEQVIKSALAAVPSVHKDLAGQVDELKKERSAARTGPYRHLMTGVSYMLPVVVAGGLLIALAFAFGGIYAGDKEGTLGWALMQIGGAGAFSLFVPVLGAFIAYSIAQRPGITPGIVGGLLATNVGAGFLGGIVAGFIAGYLTKFLNDKIKLPQNLQGLKPVLILPFLSTLVVGLLMIYVIGPPVKIALTSLSEWLQTMQGTSALALGLVLGAMMAFDMGGPVNKAAYTFGVGLLSAKIYGPMAAVMAAGMTPPLGLALAASLFKNRFTEDEHEASKAAFVLGISFITEGAIPFAARDPFRVIPCIMLGSAVTGAISMTMKCTLMVPHGGIFVLPIPNAVTGLIPYTVAIIVGTIITAGALFVAKKPITQES
- a CDS encoding ABC transporter substrate-binding protein, encoding MLSKKSTYVSKCLIITAALLSVLVYSLCSASTEQPKVVRIGDLFANTYTSLDPQKVSFGWYTSTMGLSETLFRIDDSYAVVPWLAESASVDGTTWTIKLRDNVCFSDGSKLTSDIAVRCIERANKVNEKSRMLKNASLAVVDEKTFTISTPKLLPTVLNELCNVYMAMVNLDTSKDLDNAPVCTGPFKVDKFDPGVFVRLVRNDNYWGGKVNLDGVEGLYVADADTLSLAFQNGEIDAYIGPTTNDLSIFSASPEKYNVVAIPASRLYYYYLSMERIPDKNLRAAINMSINSDDVCILLAGLASPTVGAYGTGTAYGKITKHGFDPVEAKKLIEKLGYTIDENGYYAKDGKEIELDIAYYAARSIDKIVLLMQEQLRSVGIKANLRVTEDPDGTYMSTGDFDIGVYCMTANPSADPYYFMERVVGGGKYTSGRYNNARAKKLLEQLYSEPVAAQRAKLAIAIQQQIVDDEAMGFLAILNKTTVMRAGVVNCSERNPISFYFLNAETALND